A single window of Mangifera indica cultivar Alphonso chromosome 18, CATAS_Mindica_2.1, whole genome shotgun sequence DNA harbors:
- the LOC123202365 gene encoding beta-amyrin 28-monooxygenase-like codes for MEFFLSGLILFIMTLFLSISLAYLFRSESKSSHVNLPPGKMGLPFIGETLEFLNTGRKGHPEKFISDRIAKYSSPIFKTSILAEPTVVVCGAVANKFLFSNENKLVESWWPDSVYKIFPSSAQTSSKEESKKMRKMLPNFLKPEALMKYTGIMDSIAQSHFQAAWEGQEQVLVFPLAKKYTFWVACKVFLSLEDPERVAKFADPFNVLASGIISLPVDFPGFPFNRAIKASNIIRKEIMSIIKQRKIDLAEKETSPKDILSHMLQATDENGKHMNELDIADKIIGLLIGGHDTASAAITFIIKYLSEIPHIYSQVLEEQMEIAKSKKPGELLNWEDIQKMKYSWNVACEVMRLAPPVQGAFSEAINNFVFHGFSIPKGWKLYWSANSTHRDPECFPEPEKFDPSRFAGNGPAPYTFVPFGGGPRMCPGKEYARLEILVFMHNVVKRFSWEKLISDEKITVDPMPMPSKGLPVRLIPHKHVD; via the exons ATGGAGTTCTTCCTTTCCGGCTTGATCCTCTTCATCATGACTCTTTTCCTCTCCATATCTCTTGCTTATCTCTTTCGCAGTGAATCCAAATCTTCTCATGTCAACCTTCCTCCAGGCAAAATGGGCTTGCCATTCATAGGCGAAACCTTAGAGTTTCTCAACACTGGTCGAAAGGGTCATCCCGAGAAGTTTATTTCTGACAGAATAGCCAAATACTCATCCCCAATCTTCAAAACTTCAATCCTTGCTGAACCCACTGTTGTTGTTTGCGGTGCAGTTGCTAACAAGTTCTTGTTCTCCAATGAGAACAAGCTTGTCGAATCCTGGTGGCCAGATTCCGTTTATAAAATCTTCCCTTCAAGCGCACAAACATCTTCTAAAGAAGAATccaagaagatgaggaagatgTTGCCCAACTTTCTAAAGCCAGAGGCCTTGATGAAATACACTGGAATAATGGATTCTATTGCCCAGAGCCATTTTCAGGCTGCTTGGGAAGGCCAAGAACAAGTTCTAGTCTTCCCTCTGGCAAAAAAATACACCTTCTGGGTTGCTTGCAAAGTTTTTTTAAGCCTGGAGGATCCTGAGCGTGTTGCAAAATTTGCTGATCCTTTTAATGTTTTGGCTTCAGGAATAATTTCTCTTCCTGTGGATTTTCCAGGGTTTCCATTCAACCGTGCTATCAAGgcatcaaatataataaggaaGGAAATAATGAGTATTATCAAACAAAGGAAGATTGATCTTGCGGAAAAAGAAACATCTCCTAAAGATATATTGTCCCATATGTTACAAGCAACAGATGAGAATGGTAAGCACATGAACGAGTTAGACATCGCCGATAAAATTATCGGTTTATTGATCGGTGGCCACGACACAGCTAGTGCCGCCATTACTTTCATCATCAAATATCTCTCTGAAATTCCTCACATATACAGTCAAGTCTTAGAGG aaCAAATGGAGATCGCAAAATCGAAAAAGCCTGGAGAGTTGTTGAACTGGGAAGACATTCAGAAAATGAAGTATTCATGGAATGTTGCATGTGAAGTCATGAGACTTGCCCCCCCAGTCCAGGGTGCTTTCAGTGAAGCCATTAACAACTTTGTCTTCCATGGTTTCTCCATTCCAAAGGGCTGGAAG CTTTATTGGAGCGCAAATTCAACACACAGGGATCCAGAATGTTTTCCAGAGCCAGAAAAATTTGATCCTTCAAGATTTGCAGGAAATGGACCAGCTCCATACACATTTGTTCCATTTGGAGGAGGACCAAGAATGTGCCCTGGAAAAGAATATGCTCGTTTGGAGATACTTGTGTTCATGCATAATGTGGTGAAACGGTTCAGCTGGGAGAAGTTGATTTCTGATGAGAAAATTACTGTGGATCCAATGCCCATGCCTAGCAAAGGACTGCCGGTTCGCCTTATTCCACACAAACATGttgattaa